GCTGGTTTAGTTCCAGAGTTATTAGCACATTACCCTGATGCCAGTATCACTTGCTTTAACAATAACTTTTCACAGTATCAAGCGATTAGCGAGCGATTTCCAACCCAGATAGAGACTAGATTTGGTAGTCATTATCAAAGCGAACATTGCCACGATGTTATTGTCATTGCCTTCCCAAAAAGTAAACCCGAGTTAGCATTTACCTTATCGATGATTGCTGATGTTGTGGCAGATGATGCTACCGTTATTTTCGTTGGTGACAACAAGGGCGGAATAAAATCAGTCGCTAAGCAAAGCAGCGATTATATTGACTGCTGCATGAAACAAGACAATGCACGTCATTGTTTGCTGTTTACCGGCCGCTATATCAAGCCAGCACAAGCGTTTAAACTAAGTGATTGGTTCAGTTATTACGAGATCATTATCGCAAACGAGAGCATTAAAATAGCGGCTCTTCCCGGAGTATTTAGCCAAAAAGGGTTAGATAAAGGGACTAAGGTTTTGTTAGATAACCTGCCAGATAAAATTCAAGGCAAGGTGTTGGACTTTGGCTGCGGTGCAGGCACCATCAGTGTCGCATTAGCTAAGCTTTATCCGAATATTAAGTTAACACTGATTGATGTTAGTGCGTTAGCGATAGCAAGTGCAAAAGAAACCTTAGCAATAAATCAACTCAACGGAAGATGTATAGCGTCAGATGGATTAAGTCAGGTATCGGATAGTTTTGACACGATAATTTCTAACCCACCATTTCATCAGGGGTTAAAGACTTACTATGCCGCAACGGAAACTTTTCTTCAGCAATGTACAAAGCATATGACTCCCAACAGCAACTTAATCGTTGTTGCTAACAATTTTTTAAAGTACCAACCGATAATGAGAGAATTTATTGGTGGCACTGAAAAAACGACGATCAGCAATGGATTCACCGTCTACCTCAGTAATCGACAGTAACGTCTGTTAACAGAAAGTGAACTGGTAGTTGAAATAAACGCATTTTTAAACAATCATCTAATCATAGATAACAACATTACGGTTCGTGAAATTAGCATCAATGCCGACAAATAATAAAATACTTTCTTTAAAACACATTTTTATCACCTCGATAGTGTCTTTAACGACATTGTCTTTTTTGGTGACAGCTTCAGTTACTCTTTACTTTATTTTTTCTCACCTTGAAAAAGACTTCAAACAAGACATTATTGAACGTAGCGCTATTACAAGCAAAACAGCTAAAGCCTACCTGATCTCTAAAGATGTTATCGGCTTAGAAAAGAGGCTATCCCGGTTAAGTTCGATATCGAGAATGAATACTGTACATATTTACCACCTCAATAATAATCAAGTTTCTGTCACCTCAAGCTACAACAAAGACTACACAGGCAATCAAGGCATAAGGCACATACCATCACAAATTAATCGAAAAGAACGATTGAAATCTCCACAGATAAACGGCGCTATCATTGAATATATCCAGCCTATAACTGAAGGAAACACGATTATTGGATATGTTTATTTAGAGATGGATCTCCAGTCGCTGCAATCTTTAAAAAACAAAACCTATTTGTGCCTCAGCGTCTGCTTTTTATTCATCTTGTGTTTCTCAATTTTTCTGGCCACCCGTCTACAAAACAAAGTATTTAACTCGGTGGACTCTATTACAACTACCGTGCAAAAAGTGTCACATAAAAAGGCGTTCGATTTACGGTGTGAGATCCAAGATTATCAAGAATTTGAATTACTCGCTCGTAGCATCAACAACATGTTAGCCCGAACAGAAAAGCACGTTAAGCGTCAAGTTGATGCCGAGCAACAAATTTTAAAGTTGAATCATGAGCTTGAGGATAAAGTCAGCCAAAGAACAGAAGCACTAAAAGATTCAAATGAAGAATTGTTATCGACGTTAGAAAAATTACACCAATTCCAGGGGCAACTGGTCGAAAGTGAGAAAATGGCTTCGTTGGGTGATATGGTTGCCGGC
This window of the Thalassotalea atypica genome carries:
- a CDS encoding HAMP domain-containing sensor histidine kinase, translated to MPTNNKILSLKHIFITSIVSLTTLSFLVTASVTLYFIFSHLEKDFKQDIIERSAITSKTAKAYLISKDVIGLEKRLSRLSSISRMNTVHIYHLNNNQVSVTSSYNKDYTGNQGIRHIPSQINRKERLKSPQINGAIIEYIQPITEGNTIIGYVYLEMDLQSLQSLKNKTYLCLSVCFLFILCFSIFLATRLQNKVFNSVDSITTTVQKVSHKKAFDLRCEIQDYQEFELLARSINNMLARTEKHVKRQVDAEQQILKLNHELEDKVSQRTEALKDSNEELLSTLEKLHQFQGQLVESEKMASLGDMVAGVAHEVNTPIGLGVTASTLLSDRLDEIKECFDSKTLKSSQLKRFLADGQENIGIIYRNLNRAADLISSFKKVAVDQSSEEDRQFMVSELIDEVVLTLAPQLKNSPVTLEVDCPDELVITSKPGPINQILINLIVNSLIHAFDGQPDGTIKICIMVLSGQLHIQYKDNGKGVDQSVKNRIFDPFITTKRGEGGSGLGLHLVYNLVTQALNGSIQFDSVVNKGISFDIVFPVIIGSN
- a CDS encoding methyltransferase, with translation MITDECAGMGGYLKASSRKIAYKLALFYSWQINNIMALSNINQILLRNIELLEGSRPLLINLEAAGLVPELLAHYPDASITCFNNNFSQYQAISERFPTQIETRFGSHYQSEHCHDVIVIAFPKSKPELAFTLSMIADVVADDATVIFVGDNKGGIKSVAKQSSDYIDCCMKQDNARHCLLFTGRYIKPAQAFKLSDWFSYYEIIIANESIKIAALPGVFSQKGLDKGTKVLLDNLPDKIQGKVLDFGCGAGTISVALAKLYPNIKLTLIDVSALAIASAKETLAINQLNGRCIASDGLSQVSDSFDTIISNPPFHQGLKTYYAATETFLQQCTKHMTPNSNLIVVANNFLKYQPIMREFIGGTEKTTISNGFTVYLSNRQ